Proteins encoded together in one Camelina sativa cultivar DH55 chromosome 9, Cs, whole genome shotgun sequence window:
- the LOC104713259 gene encoding SKP1-like protein 1A codes for MSTTTTTKKIVLKSSDGESFEVDELVALESQTIAHMVEDDCVDNGVPLPNVTSKILAKVIEYCKKHVEVTASKTDAADGAAAGAASSAADEELKTWDAEFMKIDQATLFELILAANYLNIKNLLDLTCQTVADMIKGKTPEEIRTTFNIKNDFTPEEEEEVRRENQWAFE; via the exons atgtCGACGACAACAACGACGAAGAAGATCGTGTTGAAGAGTTCCGATGGTGAATCTTTCGAGGTTGATGAATTGGTTGCTCTCGAATCACAAACCATAGCTCATATGGTTGAAGACGACTGCGTCGACAACGGTGTCCCTCTCCCTAACGTTACGAGCAAGATCCTCGCTAAGGTGATCGAGTATTGCAAGAAACACGTCGAGGTTACTGCTTCCAAGACCGATGCCGCTGATGGTGCTGCTGCTGGTGCTGCTTCTTCTGCCGCCGACGAAGAACTCAAGACCTGGGATGCTGAGTTTATGAAGATCGATCAGGCTACCCTCTTTGAACTCATCCTG GCTGCGAATTACCTGAACATCAAGAACTTGCTTGACCTAACATGTCAAACAGTGGCTGATATGATCAAGGGGAAGACTCCAGAAGAGATTCGCACAACGTTCAACATCAAGAATGACTTCAcaccagaggaagaagaggaggttcGCAGAGAGAACCAATGGGCTTTTGAATGA
- the LOC104713260 gene encoding FAM206 family protein-like produces MEEIQKTEVTTNPETEDVIELTKQSVEACDEQQKQQAQEDGEKRDEDEDELRKLLLSDIGELPLIPPSATQINFVSYFITDFTKSGHDQYIYRHANGLCVIGLAPTHIAFKDEGGITNVDFNVGKSDRSVLKVSGKRKKNALRSEPNTALCKVSTAKDTYIVRCCVKGSLLEVNERLIMQPELLNSSADREGYIAIIMPTRPADWTKNKESLITLEEYKEKKEKVQSAETLEPCML; encoded by the exons ATGGAGGAGATTCAGAAGACTGAGGTAACGACGAATCCAGAGACTGAAGATGTTATCGAATTAACTAAGCAAAGTGTAGAAGCATGCGATGAGCAACAGAAGCAGCAAGCtcaagaagatggtgaaaagcgagatgaagacgaagacgaatTGAGAAAACTGCTTCTTTCAGATATTGGAGAGCTTCCCCTTATTCCTCCTTCAGCTACAcaaatcaattttgtttcttacttcaTCACAG ATTTCACGAAATCAGGTCATGATCAATACATCTACCGTCACGCTAATGG tttGTGTGTGATTGGATTGGCACCTACGCATATAGCTTTTAAAGACGAAGGTGGGATCACTAACGTCGATTTCAATGTTGGTAAGTCTGATCGTAGCGTCTTGAAAGTCTCCGGCAAGCGTAAAAAG AATGCGTTGCGCTCTGAACCGAATACGGCATTGTGCAAAGTTTCCACTGCAAAAGATACCTATATTGTGAG gTGTTGCGTTAAAGGCTCTCTCTTGGAGGTGAACGAGAGATTAATCATGCAACCTGAGCTTCTTAATTCATCG GCTGACCGGGAAGGGTATATTGCGATAATCATGCCAACAAGACCTGCAGATTGGACCAAAAACAAGGAATCACTGATAACGCTGGAggaatataaagaaaagaaagaaaaagtacaGTCTGCCGAAACTTTGGAACCGTGTATGCTCTGA
- the LOC109124624 gene encoding 26S proteasome non-ATPase regulatory subunit 3 homolog B-like, with protein MTQDVEMKDNHTPTQSVVSATTSTLQHLKEIAALIDTGSYTKEVRRIARAVRLTVGLRQKLTASVLSSFLDFALVPGSEAHTRISPFVPKSDEHDMEVDTASSTSQAPPKHLPAELEIYCYFIVLLFLIDQKKYNEAKVCSSASIARLKNVNRRTVDVIASKLYFYYSLSYELTDDLAEIRSTLLALHHSATLRHDELGQETLLNLLLRNYLHYNLYDQAEKLRSKAPRFEAHSNQQFCRYLFYLGKIRTIQLEYTDAKESLLQAARKAPIASLGFRIQCNKWAIIVRLLLGEIPERSIFTQKGMEKPLRPYFELTNAVRIGDLELFGNVQEKFAKTFANDRTHNLIVRLRHNVIRTGLRNISISYSRISLQDVALKLRLNSANPVADAESIVAKAIRDGAIDATIDHKNGWMVSKETGDIYSTNEPQTAFNSRIAFCLNMHNEAVRALRFPPNTHKEKESDEKRREKKQQEEELAKYMAEEDDDDL; from the exons ATGACTCAAGATGTGGAGATGAAAGATAATCACACCCCAACTCAATCCGTAGTCTCTGCTACTACCTCTACTCTGCAGC ATTTGAAGGAGATTGCAGCTCTGATCGATACCGGTTCTTACACCAAAGAAGTCCGTCGAATTGCTCGTGCTGTACGTCTCACCGTTGGACTACGACAGAAGCTCACCGCTTCTGTGCTCTCTTCTTTCCTTGATTTCGCTTTGGTTCCTGGATCCGAGGCTCACACTCGTATTTCTCCTTTTGTTCCTAAG AGTGATGAACATGACATGGAAGTTGATACAGCATCATCAACATCTCAAGCTCCTCCTAAGCATTTACCTGCTGAGCTCGAGATTTACTGCTACtttattgttcttctttttctcattgaTCAGAAGAAGTACAACGAg GCTAAAGTTTGTTCTTCAGCTAGCATTGCTCGCCTCAAGAACGTTAACAGGAGAACCGTTGATGTCATTGCTTCTAAATTGTATTTTTACTACTCTTTAAGCTATGAGCTAACAGATGATCTTGCTGAGATACGTAG TACTCTTCTTGCTCTACATCATTCGGCAACGCTGCGCCATGACGAGTTGGGCCAA GAAACACTTTTGAATCTGTTGCTCCGCAACTATCTCCACTACAATCTCTACGACCAAGCAGAGAAGCTTAGGTCAAAGGCACCTCGATTTGAGGCACACTCTAACCAACAG TTTTGTAGGTACCTGTTTTACTTGGGAAAGATCCGGACGATTCAACTAGAGTACACGGATGCAAAAGAGAGCCTTCTCCAGGCTGCTAGGAAAGCACCTATTGCATCTTTGGGATTCAGGATTCAGTGCAATAAGTGGGCTATTATAGTTCGACTGTTGTTGGGTGAAATTCCAGAACGTTCAATCTTCACTCAAAAGGGAATGGAGAAGCCTCTGAGGCCATACTTTGAGCTAACCAAT GCTGTGAGGATTGGTGACCTGGAGCTATTTGGGAACGTCCAAGAGAAGTTTGCAAAAACATTTGCGAATGACAGGACTCACAACCTCATAGTTAGACTGCGTCACAACGTCATCAGAACAGGACTTCGCAATATCAGCATCTCTTACTCCAGAATCTCCCTACAAGACGTTGCCCTGAAGCTAAGATTGAACTCAGCAAACCCAGTGGCTGATGCAGAAAGCATTGTTGCTAAAGCTATCAGAGATGGAGCAATCGATGCAACCATTGACCACAAGAATGGTTGGATGGTCTCCAAGGAAACAGGAGACATTTACTCAACCAACGAACCTCAGACAGCGTTTAACTCCAGAATTGCCTTCTGTTTGAACATGCACAATGAAGCGGTCAGAGCCTTGAGGTTCCCTCCAAACACTCATAAGGAGAAAGAAAGTGACGAGAAAAGGAGGGAGAAAAAACAGCAGGAAGAGGAACTCGCCAAATACATGGCtgaggaagacgatgatgacTTATAG